The Bradyrhizobium sp. WSM471 genome includes the window AGCGCGGCGACGACGAGCGCGAGCCCGATCCAGAAGATGTAGCGGATGGCCGTCGAAGGCGCGCCCGTCGTGATGGCGGTGCCGAGGATCAGCCCCACCGTGAGCGCGAGCCCCATGCTGCCGGCATAGAGCGGCGTGAAGCCTTCGAACAGCATGTAGACGAGGGCTGCGAGCGGCAGCACCAGGAACCAACCCTTCACCAGCGCCTTCCAGGCGCTCGGGGTGTCCGACTTCTTCATGCCCGTGAGGCCGTGCTTGCCGGCTTCCAGATGCACCATCCAGAAGGCCGAGGCGAAATAGAGCATCGCGGGAATCGCGGCCGCTTTCACGATCTCCGAATATTGGACGCCGAGCGTCTCCGCCATGATGAAGGCAACCGCGCCCATCACCGGCGGCATGATCTGCCCGCCCATGGAGGCCGTCGCCTCGACGCCGGCCGCGAACGCGCGGCGATAGCCGAACCTGATCATCAGCGGAATCGTGAACTGGCCGACGGTGACGACGTTGGCGACGCCGGAGCCGGAGATCGTGCCCATCATGCCCGAGGCGAACACCGCGACCTTTGCCGGGCCGCCGCGGGTCCTGCCGAATAACCCAAGAGAAACGTCGGTGAAGAGCTGGATCATGCCGGCGCGCTCCAGGAACGAGCCGAACAGGATGAACAGGAAGATGTAGGTCGCCGAGACGTAGATCGGTACACCATAAAAACCTTCGGTACCGAACGACAGATGCGTGACGATCTGGTCGAAATCATAGCCGCGATGGTTGAGCGGCGACGGCAGATACTGGCCGAAGAACCAATAGACGAGACAGGCGCCGCACATCAGCGGGAGCGCCGCGCCCATTAGCCGCCGCGTGCCCTCGAAGATCAGGACGGCGAGCAGCGTGCCGACCACGAGATCGAGGCGCGTCGGATCGCCGTCACGTGCGATCAAATCCGCATAGAAGATCCATTGATAGAGCCCGCACAGAAAGCCCGCGCCGCCGATCAGCCAGCCGATCGCGCGGCCGACATCGCTTTTGGCGGTGAAGTTGCCGATCAGACCGAAGGTGAGGAGAATGAGGAAGCCGACATGGACGCCGCGCACCACCTGGCTCGGCAGATAGTTGAAGGCCGCGACATAAAGCTGGAAGGTCGCGAAGGCGATGCCGATCCAATAC containing:
- a CDS encoding TRAP transporter permease, yielding MLEKAEGSEAPIKVEFDNFEHGFPEGFGPGWWGALAYWIGIAFATFQLYVAAFNYLPSQVVRGVHVGFLILLTFGLIGNFTAKSDVGRAIGWLIGGAGFLCGLYQWIFYADLIARDGDPTRLDLVVGTLLAVLIFEGTRRLMGAALPLMCGACLVYWFFGQYLPSPLNHRGYDFDQIVTHLSFGTEGFYGVPIYVSATYIFLFILFGSFLERAGMIQLFTDVSLGLFGRTRGGPAKVAVFASGMMGTISGSGVANVVTVGQFTIPLMIRFGYRRAFAAGVEATASMGGQIMPPVMGAVAFIMAETLGVQYSEIVKAAAIPAMLYFASAFWMVHLEAGKHGLTGMKKSDTPSAWKALVKGWFLVLPLAALVYMLFEGFTPLYAGSMGLALTVGLILGTAITTGAPSTAIRYIFWIGLALVVAALSRDGLQIVPVAGVVVALIVITAFVRGGFSALRACRDALAESAKSAITVGMACAIVGVIIGMMSQTGVGTIFGGWVIGLGEKSLFLALIMTMLLSILLGTGIPTIPTYIITAALAAPALAKLGVPLIASHMFAFYYGIMADLSPPVALAALAAAPIAKENPDKIGWEAMRIALAGYVIPFIFVYSPALMLQAGDPMAAKLGFYGAVALATLKALVAIALFGMVAIGFLFTRLMFLERVVALGAALCLLGDFPFSDTAGFLLAAAIVLWQWRRRPPAPVEAV